ctcaataaaaaagtAGATGTCAAAAACAGTGGAATATTTTTTCCATGTGCTAAAACAATAGTCAGCATAGAACTATCTTCACCAAAACAAatatatcacttttttaaaattatagcaCAACAAAGATATTTtttgggcaacaaaaatgaagatGATTCATCACTATTATACCTGCACAAAAGGAAATACTAAAGAATATCCttcagacaaaaataaaatgataccAGTTACAAGATAGGCCAAACAAGAAGTGGAAAATGACATAGAACGTATATTTAGATAAATAACTCATTAAGTAACAGTAACAACTTCTTTGGTGTTAAAATACAGCAAGAACTGCTGTGCATAGCTATAGTTGCAATAAACTGGAAAGGAAGATGAAAAGAGTAACATGTTCAGGGActaggcagtggggcacctggttaagcacacacactacagtgcacaagggtatGAAGAAGAAGATAAATTTATATAAACCTCACCGAGAGACAGAAAAAGTAATGTAAGATAGGCACAAAAGCAGTGATGGAAATCATACCCAGAGAGGGACTAGAAAGGACCAGGTGGCAGGAGTTGGGTGCTTGTTATTGGGAGCTTCCAGAGTTATTACCTTTCGGACCAATGCAACCACCATGCTAACTGCCATGCAGATGACCAGCACTGCGACCAGGGCTCCAGCCAACACCATCTGGAAGTCACTGCTGTGCTCAGGCACTAGAAGAAGGACAAATAGAGGTGAGCTGGCAGAGGCCAGAGGTTCAGAACAACTCATTCTTGTTTCCAGCCTCAGGACACAGGAGTGGAAGTGAGAGGTGGGGTAGTATAGCCGGTCTCAGTAATCCCAGGACCAGTGTCTGTAAGCCCAGATCTCTGAACAACAGAACATGCTGCTGGCCCACTGAGAAATCACATTGATCTTGAGAGCAGCAACATACTTTGCACTTTTCACACTGGAGAATACCATTTTTAACACCcccttctggggagtcgggctgtagcgcagcaggttaagcgcaggtggcgcaaagcacaaggaccggcataaggatcccggttcaaaccctggttccccacctgcaggggagtcgcttcacaagcggtgaagcaggtctgcaggtgtctatctttctctcctcctctctgtcttcccctcctctctccatttctctatgtcctatccaacaacgacaacaacaataaaacaacaagggcaacaaaaaggaataaataaataaaataaatattaaaaaaaacacataaaacacCCCCTTCTACTCTACAAAGTCACTTTTCCCTAATCTTGAAATGAAACAATAATAACAtacaagaagaagaagcaaaaacaCATTCTTCTTTTGTTAAATTTCACATGAAATCCtactaataaaaagttaaactgggaccgggtggtggcacacctagtaggaGCGCACATtatggtgctcaaggacccaggttcaagcccctgatccccgcctgcaggaggggaagcctcagaagtggtgaagtagggctgcaggtgcctctctgtctctttccctttctgtctcctcccccttatcaatttctctctgtgtctatccaataataaataaataaaaatttaaaaaataggttaaACTAAAATGTAAGATTATTattaaaataggggaaaaaagggaTAAAGCAAATAATCTTTTACTTTAACATGGTCTCTAGCTAGGCTATGGGCCCTGGAGGGAGATTCTGGAGCCTAAGCTTTTGCTATTTCTCTAGCACCTAGCACGTAGCAGGtgctgaataaatatttgtgacctGAATTAAAGCATGAGCAAATGGATTTCTATTTAGACATAAAAGGTTActgaaagaaggaaaagacagcAGGTGAGTTTTGACGATATGAGTGGCATTCGATTCAAGGGAAATGTTACAGAAACACGACAACTGCCTAATGCATGGTGAAAGGGATTCCAGGCTGCTTTGTGTAAAACCCACCTCCTTCCCAGGTGGACAAGGCCCGGGGTAGAATCCAGGGAATTGTGGGGAACAGAAGGGACTGGTAAAGGCTGGGCCTCTTATCTCAGGGTTTAAATATCTGGAAAGTAGTTAACGGGTGCAGTTTGTTAAGACAAGGAGAAATGCCAGGTTACCAGTATGGTTAGGCCAAAGGGATGGCGGGGAGCTTTTCCTCTGATAATGTTCCTTCTGCCCTGAGGGTTCAGTTCCCTATTTTGGCCAGGGGAGGGTTGGTGGGGAGCAAACTGATCATCTAGCATACATCTGCAGGGGGCCTGAAGGGCTGCAGAGGTCTGACCACACTTTCCACAGGCCCAAAAAGAACATGGGTTAACCACTGTTTGCTACATGGCTTGTGGCAGAGCCAGTATAGTAGAATTTTGACAAAACTTCAAGGTAACCATCTCTCTGCTCAGTTTACACATTCATTTTATTAAATCAGAAAACTATCTCCAACATAACTGATGGCAGTAAATAGAAAGTCTGAAGATACGGTTTAGGAGAACCAGAATACTTACACTAAACTCAGCTCTCCTGTTTTTGAGTCCAAGTCTCAGCTTCTATCTCTCTCAAACAGGGCAATAGGAAGCCTATGCATGACTAACTCTTAGGGCTTGTCATGCTTCAGGAGCTGTTCTAAAGGAATGTCCTTGTTGGAAGTAATTCAAGACTTGTAGTGCTAACTTACCAGATAGGGTGGCTGCATTGCCATTCAAGAAGCCTCGTTCTTTCCCTAGAACCCTAAGGGAGGTATGTGGCAACAAAGCAAGTTTTGGTGATatttctcctttgtctgtctgtctctctgtgtgtattctCTGCCTGAAAAAAAAGTAGCCCAGTGTGgagaaatcacacatgtgtgaggcctagagtccataaatggataaataaatcaataactcAGTACTACTAAATTCTTATGTCTATGAGTCCTCATATTCCAAATGAGAACGTTAACATGCAAAAACAGCTAAGTAATCTTGTCTAAGGTCAATAACAGCAGCAGGATTTGAAGCCAAGCTGACTGAAGTCAGAGTTTCTCTGCTACATCATCTCTCAGCTCTGGTAATAGTCCTTCTCCTTCCAGGGAACTGGTTTAAGTCCAGGTGGATAAAGATGGGAGGGCCTCTTGGAAACCAAGCAGTATCACACAGATATTAATGACTATACATTTACACTCAACACATagaattctttgtttttaaacagCATTACTCATGTACCAAGTTAGGTCTTAAGTCTATTTTATATGACTGAGACCAAGCTAATAAGCAAGAATAATACCCTAAGTGACTTTcttagttaataataataataatgttctcCATTTTGGCTACACATTCAAGTCCCTGGGGATGCTTTGAGAACCTATCACATAGAGCCTGGTGGTGGTATATCTAGTAAAGTGCGCATATTACCAAGCAAGATGGCCCAGATTcatgcccccatctgcaggggaaagcttcttaagCACCAAAAACCTCAGGAAAgctgcagatgtttgtctttctttttgtctcttttttccttccttccttcctccctccctccctccctttctttctttctttctttctctctttcttttttcttttctctctctctctctcttttaaccagagtacCATTCTTCTCTAGCATAATTGTtattacaggggattgaatctggaagtttggagcctcaggtatgagagtctatttaacataatcattatactatctacctgcACCCTgcctttttccatctctctctatctcagtgtaaaaaaagaagaggaggaagaagaaggaggaggaagaggagaagaagaagaaaaagagaagaaggaggaagaggaaagagaagaggaggaagaagagaagaagaaggagaaggagaaggagaagaagggggaggggggagtaaaggaggaggaggaagagggagaagaactTATCACACATCCCAGCTCTGCTCCTAGAAATTCTGGCTGAGCATTGCTTTGCCACAGGACACCAGCATCAGCACACTGAAAAGCACCCAGCTGATTCATATGTGTGTCAGGGTTGAGAGGCCATGCTCTGTGGAATGCCAGCAGGAATTCAGGTTCTGTTCTAGAGGATGAGGTTCATCAGCCACtccaccccagagccttacctGACCTTTGTAAGACTTCGAGAAAGAGCCGTTCTTTGTAAATCCCATCCGGGTAAGTATAAAAAGTACAGAAGTACTCCCCTGTGTCATTCTTGGTCAGTGACTGGAGGGTTAGGCCCAGGTCAGGGCCTGGGACCATTTGCTCCCTGAAGGTAGTGTAGACATGCCAGCCATATTCAGCGTGACGACTGGCCAGAAGTTTATCCTGCTGTTCCCAGTTGACCTGAGTCACTTTGGCAGCGGTGGAGGAAAGGTGACATTGCAGAGTGACAGAATCACCTTCCTCTGCAGAAATGTTCCCTACTGTTAAAATTCTACCTGTAGCAGCAactagggaaaggaaaaaggTAGGTGTGAGTCTAGGGCAGTGACGAGTCCAGAATCTTGCTGTGGATGCTCGAGTTGTGTCTGACACAACACTCTCTCCAGTCCACCTTGCCTCTTCCTCATCATGCAGGCTATAATTGCTACACCACATTTTAGCATTTACATTCTTGGTATATTTTTTCTAGTATAAGTTTTATGATGAGTTAATTGATGATTACACAAAGATATTTCATATTTTGACTCCCTAGCTAGAATATAAACCCTTgtcaatcactttttttttttgcctctagggttatttattgccagggcttggtgccagcactatgaatccactgctcctggtggccatctttattggatagaacagagagaaactgagacctgtagacctgcttcattgctcatgaagcatctcccttataggtgaggagccaggggcttaaacccagatctgtgtgctttatactatgtgcgcttaactaagtgcaccaccacttagcctCCCTTCAATtacttcagtttttttaaaatttattatctttatttatatgatagagacagccagaaatcaagagaaaggaggatatagagaggaaaagagagacacctgtagtactgctttaacacttgtgaagctttccccctgcaggtgggaaccagggacttgaacctgggtctttgcacattataacatgtgcagtcaaccagatgtgccactacctggcccctaataaCCTCTTTTTTATAGCATCCGCCAGCAGTTTAGTTCTACCCTGTGCACATTATCCtttgaaacaaaacttttttgaCTAGTTACTATTTTGAGTACTTGGCAAAGTCCTCAGGAAAATCAAGACACCCCT
Above is a genomic segment from Erinaceus europaeus chromosome 9, mEriEur2.1, whole genome shotgun sequence containing:
- the TIGIT gene encoding T-cell immunoreceptor with Ig and ITIM domains; the protein is MQWCFLLLWVQGLNQVHLTASVAATGRILTVGNISAEEGDSVTLQCHLSSTAAKVTQVNWEQQDKLLASRHAEYGWHVYTTFREQMVPGPDLGLTLQSLTKNDTGEYFCTFYTYPDGIYKERLFLEVLQRSVPEHSSDFQMVLAGALVAVLVICMAVSMVVALVRKKKSLRFHAVESNIRQRASEQVDWGPSVLSSPGSCVLVETGSSVLCREQEGEDCAESHDYFNVLSYRSLGSFSFLEETV